From the genome of Vitis riparia cultivar Riparia Gloire de Montpellier isolate 1030 chromosome 2, EGFV_Vit.rip_1.0, whole genome shotgun sequence:
CGGTTGCCGCGCCTTCATCTGTTTCTGCGTCCATTCCCTGCTTGAATTCGCTAAAGTTGCAATTGCCCAGTTGCATTTCTTGGATTGGCGACGATGGGATAGACAAGTCACTAATGGCGCCAACAGGAGATTCTGATTGCAGGTTTGTTGGATTCTTTAAACACCAGATTATTCATCTGggttttacaaattttttcccttttttagcCTATTTTCCCAGAAAAACTCCAATTTCCTAATTCGAATTGCAAAGTAGATCAGGGGGTTGGATATATTTTTCAGAATCACAGAAGGGAATGAGTTTAAAAGTTGAATAGAAACTTGATAGCATTCTAACTGCTGAATTTCTCTTGGCCAGTCCATCCCAGCTGAAAGCAGAAAACTCGGTTGTTGTGGCAGAAGATGATTTAGAGCATCTGTGCCAACTTGTAGAGGTGAAAGATGGAGGTCCCGCATGGATTCAGATGATGGATCGCTCTACTCCAACCATGAGCTATAAAGCATGGAGGAGAGATCCTGATGTAGGCTTTCTTTCTCTTAGTATTTTCTCTTAGGCATTTGGTGGAATAAGAATAAATGAATTAGCACCCAGAAGTTAGCACATATGATTCTTCCTTCTAGGGCTTGCTCTATTTTATACAAATAGTTAAATTTCATATCTTGTGCGATTGATTGGGTTAAATTCTGTTGGGTTTGCTAGACTGGCCCTCCACAATATCGTAGCAGTACTATCTTTGAGGATGCTACTCCTGAGTTGGTAAGGGATTTCTTTTGGGATGATGGCTTTAGATTGAAGTGGGATGACATGCTTATATATGCTGCAACTTTGGAGGAGTGCCCCACCACAGGAACCATGTTAGTCCACTGGGTTCGCAAGGTAGGGAGAGTCTTCTGTTGTATTTTTCCATTAGTAGACTGTCTTGGTTGCATTGGCTAATTTTCCAATCCTTTTTGTGGTACAGTTTCCCTTCTTCTGCAGTGATCGGGAATATATGATAGGTCGCCGAATTTGGGAATCAGGGCGATCATATTACTGTGTTACAAAGGTATGAGAAGGAAAAATTGTCTCTTTGTGTtccatttttttggtttttctgcTTTGACACTGAAGTTAGGGAAGAAGGTTACAGAATTGTACTGATTTTAGCTCTCTTGGACATTGGTTATCTTTTATGGATCAGTTTCATACCCCTTATTTGTAGAGAAAAGTTAGTTCTCTAGGTTATAActcttctctgttttttttccttggctCAGCTAAATGAATGGTTATGTACTCTCTCTTCAGAAGAAATACATGTCAAAATAACCATAGTTTTCAATTTACAGTCTGATAGATACTTGTGAAGTTAACCACTACAGAATTATGTGAACTAAGATTTAGGTTTATTAGTTACATGTAATATGTAGCAAATAATGAGGGTTGAAATATGCAAATGAACATTTACATACGTTTTTAATGAATATTTGTCCAAGAGCAACATTTATAAGTTACTAATATAAGTGTATGGTTATTGGTTGCCTTATGATTTAGTCGTATAAGGGGGCCTGGTTTATATCTAATGGTCTCTTTTGACATGGAATCATGGATACTAATGAACTGGTTTTTATTGGGTGCATAgcagattttttttctattctttttagtGTTCCTTTTGAATTGGTTATGCCAGCTTCAGTTGAGATCCTATTTTCTATATGTTTCAGGGAGTACCTTGCTCCTCTGTCCCACGGCGCAACAAACCACGGCGTGTTGATTTGTACTATTCTAGCTGGTGCATTCGTGCAGGTATATGGGGTGTTTAAGTTCATTtgttatatgaattttatttcaAGAAGTTGTTTGTTTTGCATATGCCGAAAGGAATCATGTAGCCAACCTTAAGTAGTCTGGACTTGGGACTAAGGCTTTGATGGGTCGAGTTGAGTATTTGCATTCTCCAATTGTTTTATATCGCATAAAAAATTGGAACACCTTTACCTCAGAAGAGGAAAGCAGTGTTGTTTTTCTCCAAAATTTAGAAgaatgaaaaatggaaataacATCTTGTTCAGAGGAAGATCTCTCCATTGAAAGATAGTATATAATTTCAAACAGGACCATTTTCCAATATCCTTTGCTCACTAGAGAAAATAAATGGCTGAGATGTGTATCTGTTGGCATGATGCAGTTGAATCAAAGAGAGGGGATGGCCAGCTGACTGCATGTGAGGTGCTGCTCTTCCATCACGAAGACATGGGTATACCATGGGAAATTGCAAAGCTTGGAGTTCGGCAGGGGATGTGGGGAGCTGTAAAGAAGGTTGACCCTGGTTTACGTGCTTACCAGAAGGAGAGAGGATCCGGAGCTGCACTTTCACGTTATGCTTTCATGGCTCAGATCAACACCAAGGTCAGTGCAGACTACCTGAGATCGCTGGAAAGCACCAACAACGATTCTTCAGAGGTTGAAACATTTGGTTCATCTGAGAAGCCAATGGGTAGAAACATACCAAAGCTTCTAGTTGTTGGTGGGGCTATTGCCCTTGCTTGTAGTCTAGACCGGGGGCTCTTGACAAAGGCAGTCATATTTGGAGTTGCCAGAAGCTTTGCAAGGATTGGAAGGAGGTTGTGATTGAGGATGCCTTTGGCATCAAACCGTAGATGTCACCCAAGTAATTCACTTTTGTTGAAAGAGAAGTTGCCCAATGTCGGAAATCCTCGCTTTCTCCTCCGGATAATCATAGAAGGATGTATtatttgtcttgtatttgagccttGAGGCAGCTGGGGATCAGGAAAAGAGAAAGATCATATAGTCTGTATTCTCCATAAAAAGGTAATACTCATTAAAGTATCTCATGCTGCCCAATAACAAGCAGATTCAagtcctttttttcattttgtgcaaattttgcttattttcaaatgtttcaTTTCAATCGTGACGACTTCCTGGAACAGTAAACAAACGAGTCATGTGTGTTAAACATCATCCTCAAATCAGAGTTTATTAACTACAAGGAACTTGTTAATGGTAGGTTACTTTCATAAAACACAAATATCCTGAGGTTATCTATTTGTACCCATTgaatatagaaaatatgaagTGGGTTTGCCTGGTATTGGCCAAAACATCAAGAGTCTGCAGGAGTGATAATAACCTTAAAACTAGACAACAGTGATTAAATGTACCACAGCTATTTTGATTTGGCCATGCCTACtctttttcatattcatttggGGTTGGGCTTTTTCCCATTTGATTAGAAGTCATCAAGCCTGGTTTTGCAGCCACTTTTTGGAACAAATCTTCTCGTCATCTGTGAAATGCCAAGGAAAAAGGAAGTCTCACCACCATCTACAATTCAAGTTGAGGTTGTACCCAACTGCAGGTTTTAACATAGGCCATTTCTTTTATACCTGGTCCAAAATGATGCAGGTCCCATACCCTGCCCACAGGTGCAGAATCATTTGGCTGTCGCTTTCCTTAAAGCGACCATTATTGTTGGACCACTACAGCCATGAGCGCCTACATATATTAATAATCCTTGACCACATAAATTCAGCAGCAGCAGCTTAGCGGCTGCCGTGGTCTCAGAACCACTCCAAATTTGCCCCATTATCCAAATAGTATGATTGTTTGGGATACCAATGTAACCCCATCATCGAAAGTTACAGATAAAGGTTCAGTATGGTATTAAATTCTGCCCATCATCCATAGACAGCAGTCCTGCTGACAGGAAGTATCAGATCTGATGGAAAAGGATCTCAAGTCTGCTAATCCTTTAAAGCTTAGGTGAAACAGTAGCATTTGGGCCGTTAGGAAAACAAATTAGACACCAGGTTTAAGAACTTGAGCATCAACTACAGTTTAAAACACTCACAAATAAAACACCTAGCAGACTCCAATTATTCACTGATCAGCTGCAGTAGTCAACATTCAAGGTTGCATTGTTCAGAAACCACAAACCAGCAAAGCAAAAGAGGCTTTTGCCTTCAGGGACTAGACCTGAGCAGTGCCTTCTGTAAATTTGTGATCTTCATATACCTCCATCAGGTCCAATTCCAAACCCTTTTGGATATGCATACACATTCTCTAGTAGCTGGCTCCTGGGAGGAGGACAGCTTGCATCAGCAAATTTCACATAATCCTCAACCACCTCATcaatctttttctcttttggcTTTTAACTCCTCGTCATTAACCACATTGTTCTCAATCAAATACTTCTTCAAGGCTTTGAGGGGATCTCTAGCAGCATAGCGAGCCTTCTCCACTGCAGGACAAATGTGTTATACCTCCTCCCTTACAGATAACCACAAATGAGCAGACTGCATGAGCATGAGAATTGTTTGATAGTCTTTTAACCATTGAAAGTGGTTATCTAAAATTTGAACTGAAAATGATGTGATCACCGGGATGCCAAAGCTCATCAGGATTAGCCAATGAATGTCCCCTAAACCTGTAGGTCTCACATTATACTAAAGTTGGTCCTTCTTCCCCTGCGCGCCCTCTGAATTGCCTCCATAGCTTCCTCTCTCACCTTCAAAACATCCATACCATCCACATATACTCCAGGCATTGCAGATGCTGACCCTTTCTTCCATATCTCAAGTTCAGAGGTTGCTCTCAAATGCAACATCCCAATTGCCCACAAATTGTTCTCCACCACAAACATAATGGGCAATTTCCACATTGCTGCCATGTTCAATCACTCAGAGAAATGCCCGTTATTACAAGTTCCATCCCCAAAGAAGGCTAGTGTCACATGATCACAATCAGCCTCTTTCAGAACCTCCCTCCTGTACTAAGATGTGAATGCTCCACCCTGGCCTCTGCAACACCCAGTCATCTTGCCAAAAAATTAACTCGTAACCGCACGAGTAGGCACGCATTTGCTAAGAGCATGAATCCCCCTTCAAGAACCTAATGAATCCCGTTGAGACAGCTTCTTGGCCATTATAGAGATGAACGAAAGCCAAACATTTTTTCTCTATGGTACATCTGAGCACACATGTCCTCAAAGACTACCTAGAACCATTTCTTGGTAGAGGTCTAATCCTTCCTCCTTCATGATCACCTTGTACGTACaagagggaaaaagaaaaaaccaatcACATGGGATGCATTATCAAATTTAAGGCAGTTAAGGATCTTGATGAATTACCTGATTGGAGAAGGATGAGATCGATGGCGAATAGAAGGACTAAAACGGAGTTTCTGGGTGGATCCCAGGAAGGATGGGGTGGTTTTGTGGGGATTGATTGAAGGATTTTCATCGCAGAAAGAGAGGGGTTGGAGGGTGTTGATCTCAGAGAAAGTCAAAAGACATTGGGTTTTTTTATTGGGGTCTCAGCAAGAATTGGGATTGAGATGGAGACGAGAGTATGAAGAGGGATGAAGTTGCGGAGGAAGCAAGAAGAGAGGGAAGGAGAGGTTAGCGGAGAGGCGGCCACGAAACTACACTTGTCTATGCTTGTGAGAACTCTGCATGGCCTTCAACCACATCACCCTTTTTCCTTCCTAAACCAAACTCCATCACACCAATCACAATGGAATAGGGAGGAAAAATCTACTCTAAACCCACCAATTGAAGTTATGTTTATAATGAAATGGAACCTAATTTACACTTGATCATTTTTATCACTAATTTACTTGATAAGgagtgattgaaaaaaaaaagaaaaaagaccaAGTAATTCTTTTGTGTCCAATCAATCATAAAGATGATATTTTAGAAATGTGCATTGCATGTTAAAGAAGATCCATTTTGATAGGAGAACCCTTTTGGCAAGATGGTTGAACATTTGTTTTGAAAGGGTTTGAAGGGCTTTAAAAGGTTTGGGTTTAGGGTAACACTCAACGGGTGAGTGAgtgtttcttaaaaattattgaaattcttaatccaattaaaataaagaagataTTATGAATAGGAAATAGTATGCATCCACATaagagataaataaatttatattaaaaaccgCTACATCAATTGCGTAGATAAAAAAACATGGAATCTAAGACCTTTAATCTAAccatttgtgaaaaataaaatacacaTATTTACTCCATTGCATATCATGATTTATATGCAACACAATACTTTCAATGTTTCAATGAATTCGCCTCAGCCTTTAAGGGGATGCAAGTCATTCCAACGacttgaaaatcaaatttatgaaaTCTGAGAATTTAGGTAATGATAAAACAAGTTAGGGTTTTCTCCATCAAAATCTAAAATAGGTTTAAAAAGGGAATATATAAGTCCAAGAACCTAAAGGGTCGAAAAtggaattttctttaaaaaataaaattgtaactTTCCAAAACAAGCGACAAATAAATttagggacaattgtgttttgaaccCAATTGGActcaaaaattaaactttggtccatataagtaGCATAATTGATAGggatgatataaaatatgaagagactAATATacctttcaaaactattttctaccgtaatgtttgacaaacttttttatgttaaatttttttaaataattattctgaaaaattattatttttagaaaactaatttaaatatatatatatatatatatatatattatttttaaaaaataaatttgacatatttttagttattttttatatacacaattttaaaaatataaattttccaagatgtttgatttttaaataataataataataatttatttttatttttttggaaaatggaatattttttttcaaatcactaaattatattaaattttattgaagtttacaaaatgaataaaatttaaattaatgtttttctactctcttttttttcatagtgAGCAAaggttatttttgaaaaaataaaaaattcatatccttATTATTAGTTTCCACACTCTCTCTAGGTCTTGGGTTTAAATGATGAACTTACATGGACCAAaccttaatttttgggcccaaccaggtccaaaacacaattattCTATAACTTTATGTTGTAAACTTCTACACCAACTCATAGGTAAAAAATCAAAGTGTTTAGGACCTTTAATTTAACATCTTTGGAgaataaaacatataaatttacCCAACATATCCTAAAAACTTAGTACCTATATCGTGATTTATGTTTGCGAAGCAGCATCTCTAATGCTTCGGTAGATTCGCCTCAACCTTCGAGAGGATATAAATCATTCTAACAACTCGAAAATCAAATCTATGAAATTTGagagtttagggaatgataagAGAAGTTAGGGTTTTCTCGTCAAAATCAAAAATAGGTTTAGAAAGGGTATATGTAAATCCCAGAACCTAAAGGGTACAAAACcaaattttcaataagaaataatatttagcctttctaaaaattaattaagacattTTGTCTCTTTTAGCTCAATCCATATCCTTTCACATATTAATTTGCCCTCtgaccaactttttcaacttacaTATAACAATCCGATTGGATGAACGACAGCCTAAAATCTAAAGGGATTTATATGTGAGAATGAAAATGAACAACATAGTTGTAGAGAGTTccaattgattttaagttttaacGGTTCATGGAGAAAGGCAATTGTGAAAAAAGCAGGGGAATTGGAAGGGCCACAGGGAATTCCTAGTCTCAGATGAGATGATGTGGTGGAGTCCTTGTTGTACTTGTTGATTTTTCTCAAGGTGGTTTTAGGTGATCATCTGGAAAGTTTCCCAgcaaaattttttactaagaatCTTTGTTGTCAGGTGAGTTGTCTTCCTTACCTCGGACGCCCGAGAAGCAACCTGAGAAAAGATGAAGAACCCCTTGAAAAATCTATCTTGAAGATATATTTATGCGGCCTAGAGGGTGATAGGGTTCCCATCTTCATTGATTTTCCAAATagttttccaagaaaatttgTCCTGTGAATttgctctttatttttttgcctttttctgGGTCTCTTCTTTCTTGGTTAAatcattgaaaatcaaatagaatTCATCTCAACCATCTCAGATAAATAGAAAGAACCAGATATTAACAATCGAAACCAATCAAAGAATGGAAAATCATTTGAATCATCGTATTCTATAATATATCTATGATTCCGGTATACAATCAATAAATCAATCGACTTCTATATTTCCCCAAATCCATCGAATTGGGAGCAAAGAATTCCAAAGTAGGACGGTTATTGGTTAGAAAGAGACGAGGGTCTCGAAGCAGTGCAGTCCATCCAACTCTGGTGCGAACCGGGGCACCCTCTCCTTCCTAGGCTTCCCAACAGACGCCGGCGGTGATGGGTTCCCCATCTTTTCCTTGCTTTGCTGCGACTCCATCTTGTTACCAGACGGCAAAGACGTCTTCAGCTTTTGGCTCAAGAATTCGAAACAAACCGCATCAAAAGAACTGAAGATGGAATTCATGGTGGGCTTGATAGCAAGAGAAGATTGACTGAGTTGTTTGAGCTGATGATGAGGAGGGAGGTGTGGAAGAAGGGTTTATATAGGAGGGAATTGAAAACACGGAAAGGTAGGAATGTTAATCCTCTTGGAGTAAGGATTAGATTGCGGACCAAGGCAGGAAGCATCGCGCCGACAGCGTGTTGGACTCCTTCTTCGGTGGACCACCTCAGCAGTTGACAGCCAACCCCCACAACGAAGAATGGAAAAATCCCACGACTGAAACTCATACATGGCCATTGGTCAACTTTCAAGTCGTAACAGCTCGACCACGGAAGTTGCTGATGGGCTCCATCTCGTTGCACGAGTCGTGTTGGCCTCTTTAAATACAGCCCCCATGCGCCAAGACTCCTCCATTGGGGAATTGTGACATGGACTAGGCAAAGGTGGAGGAACCTGCATGGTATATTGTCTTTGATTAATTGCAAGGATCCAGTCGTTCTTCCCATTTCTGATTAATCAAATTGGGAAAGGTCGAGTCAATTTCTGAGTTGAAATCACCTTGAAATTTTGTCTATGACATGGTGGGCAAGAGGGGCTGCACCCTCTAATGCTTTTCACGAGCTCATGTCATAACATCAACTTTATGTCAgtcaatctttatttttaaatctacgAGGATCATTGTCTTTGCTTATGGAATTTTGGATCAAATTGACTTCTTTTTCCAAGAGGGGGCTGCACCCTCTAATTTTTTCAATACAAGAAGAAGTTTCTCACTGATGAAAaacaatggagaagaagataaataattaaataattataataataaaaacaaattcaagcCAATTGTTATAAATCATGAAGCcacaatttgttttgttttaatttcccAAACTCTTTCACAACGGTACAAAATAAATGGAAGGCATGTAACActttatttatatcatattgtataataataaatatatattataaagttCTTGGACagtgatgaaaataaattcAGTAGAAAACAAGCGTTTCAAAAGATTCCAATCCATCAAAGGCAGGCGCAGAGGCCACTACATCTACAAGATCCTGCGATTTCACGCTGCCAATCTTCTTTTTACTTTCCAACTCATGAATGGGCATGGTCTTTGAGTCCAGTTGTTCCGCACCTTTCCAGGGGAGGCGGAGGCAGAGGCAACCCCGGCTCGTCTCCGAATTAGTCGGCACAGATGGCCCCACCAGAGGACCTGAAAAAGGACATTGTCGATCCTTGATCGCAGGAGAGACGGGGAGAGAGAGCTAAAGAG
Proteins encoded in this window:
- the LOC117933144 gene encoding uncharacterized protein LOC117933144, whose amino-acid sequence is MMLVSVLLEILRRPTIGDVLAELMMFMAPLWIAVVVGVLVGWTWKPKWANLGREMLDCSSVPSNSSPAPPAASSSTVAAPSSVSASIPCLNSLKLQLPSCISWIGDDGIDKSLMAPTGDSDCSPSQLKAENSVVVAEDDLEHLCQLVEVKDGGPAWIQMMDRSTPTMSYKAWRRDPDTGPPQYRSSTIFEDATPELVRDFFWDDGFRLKWDDMLIYAATLEECPTTGTMLVHWVRKFPFFCSDREYMIGRRIWESGRSYYCVTKGVPCSSVPRRNKPRRVDLYYSSWCIRAVESKRGDGQLTACEVLLFHHEDMGIPWEIAKLGVRQGMWGAVKKVDPGLRAYQKERGSGAALSRYAFMAQINTKVSADYLRSLESTNNDSSEVETFGSSEKPMGRNIPKLLVVGGAIALACSLDRGLLTKAVIFGVARSFARIGRRL